The following is a genomic window from Microaerobacter geothermalis.
GAGATGCCGGACGGATTGCGGAGGAGATTGTGCAGCATCTAAACCTTCTTTCAGGTGCCAATGTTGAAGTTACGATGGAAATACAGGCTGAAATTGGTGACGGGGTACCAGATAATGTTGTCAGGACAGTAACTGAAAATTGCCGGACGCTTAAATTTACAAATTTTGCTTTTGAAGAAGAGTAATACTGTTTTGTCTAATTATCGGATAATAAAAAACTATTAAGAAACTTAAACTATCTCCTGAGGAACAGGAATCGTTGTATGATTTAGCTGGCAGAAAACGGGGGAAGTATCCCCAGACTTAACGGAGCATATACTCTGAGGTTGCCCATTATGTAAGAATGGGTCCACCGTAAAGCAAATGGGAGTAGGGTGCAACGATTGATGACTGGAAAAAGAATTAGATAACAAAACCTTGCGGGATATTGCCAGAGAACTTGCGATAAGATCCGTAAGAACGCCACAATTGACTGGAAAGTGAACTTGCGGTTATAAATTCGGAAGAGATCAAGCAGTGCATAGGGAATGGCAGGACATCATTCACTATAAGCAGAGCAAAAGGGGAAAAGGCTTTTAGGATTTCTATTGGAGGAGGAAGGGATAATTCGATTAGAATACCATCCAATAGACTGGTTGGGTAAAGGGGTTAATAAAACATTTAGCGTGGATTACAAAGAATGCTTGAAGATAGGGGTGATTATGTGGTTATTAATGATTTAATAGAAGTTTTAAGAAATGAATTGCCGGAGAAGGCTATAGAAATCGGAGAAGTATTGGAACTGCTTTTAGATTCCTTAATAATTACAAGAATAGATATTGGCATAAAATTACAGAAGGCAAATGATAGTAAAAATTTTACACTCCTCGAACAGCTTGCTACAGTGAGCCGAGAATTAGCAGTCTATGAATCAAAAATACAAGATTTTAGAAATTTATTTGAAGTTGACTTCATACAAGAAAAAACTGTACCTGATGCTGAAAAATCTTTGCCCGATTATGAACAGTATAGGGTTGATAATAACATTGAGCATACACTATATGAAAATTTCAGCCATAAACGTCCATTTGCTTTTGAGTTTGAAGGACGAAAAGTAATGGTAGATACATGGATAGATATGCTAATTAAAACTGCAGAAATACTGTTTAAAAAAGATCGAGCAAAAATTGAAAGTTTTGCCAATGATGAAGATATGAACGGACGAAAAATGCGTTATTTTTCGTTGCATGATAAAAGTGGTATGCGCAAACCGGTACAACTAGCTGGCGAGGAATTATATATTGAAACAAATCTCAGCGCCAATTCTATTCGAAATATAATTGTAAAAATGTTACAAAAGTACGGAATAAAAATAACTGAGTTTAAAATTTATCTTCGCGCAGATTATACCGAATTGCATAAATAAGAGCGGCCGGCTGGCAAACGAAATCACTCTCAGGGATATGTCCGAGAGAATCGGCGTGTCTCATGCTTATTTGAGTGATATCGAAAACAACCGTGGCTGCCCCTTACGTTAGAATGGCCCTCCGTAAAGCCAAGGGGAGCGGGGCAACGGTTGATGACTCAGAGTTTTTTATTTTTGTTGGTATGAGTAAAATGTTTGTGGGAGAAAAATTGAGGTGCACCCCATCGTCAAGACATGATTTTTAAAACATAAAGTAATTTTCTACGATATGGCGACGTAGCTTCGTAATGGGCGTTCGCTTGCTTACAAGCGAATGCGAATTAGAAGGGAGCAAGCGTTAGCGCTGTAGCAAAAATGCGAAGGTAGGTTAAAGAAAGTATATACAAAGAGGGTTACTCCTTAGTAGAATCATAATCGTCCAAAACCAGATTCAAAGGAGTGAACCCTCTTGAAAAAGAATACCACAGATTACCCCATATAGCAATGGAGGGTATAGTTTGAAAGAACGTAGAGACACGTCATAAGTAAAATTGTGCATAATAAATAAGCCTACTCTACAAAGTGGACATGGATAAATATGTATTTAATAGAAATTATTAGGCGTTTATACGTTTGTCGGGAATCTGGTAACCTAAAGTTTCCAGATATCGTATCGCCATATCTTCCGTGATTTGAGGCGCA
Proteins encoded in this region:
- a CDS encoding helix-turn-helix domain-containing protein → MANEITLRDMSERIGVSHAYLSDIENNRGCPLR